A genomic segment from Nicotiana sylvestris chromosome 1, ASM39365v2, whole genome shotgun sequence encodes:
- the LOC138878067 gene encoding uncharacterized protein: MMMSPLPSINEAYALLVDHESQRSFATYQQSMLITEGIESTTLYSNRGNGDSGGNYKFKKSQIQCEYCHYKGHTKENCYKLIGYPPDFKTKKKGSTTSALYANGASGVDFVVGATTHSSEPKSSPSTIENSSFFSSSSLWHKRLGNAPVNIIKRLNVISDVKDCSTKHCLICILAKQSKLPFPLSNSTTKSVFELAHYDIWGPYRVPTYDGKIFFVTLVDDYSRYTWIFLINSKSEVIVVLRDFLVKVKNMFSTNVKYLRTDNGNEFFSNEFTSLVTTLGIMHQSSYVYTPQQNGVVERKHRTILEMASDNSVHPLAAPQSVIQPSPVTSTDGNEDDHCHIPNTTEISTTNEDHVVDPLSSHELRKSSRTSRPPLWLQDYVVH; encoded by the exons ATGATGATGTCTCCTTTACCTAGCATCAACGAAGCATATGCACTACTTGTTGATCATGAAAGTCAAAGAAGTTTTGCAACCTATCAACAGTCTATGCTAATTACTGAAGGGATAGAAAGCACAACATTGTATAGCAATAGAGGAAATGGAGACTCAGGAGGTAACTACAAATTTAAGAAGAGTCAGATTCAATGTGAATACTGTCATTACAAAGGACACACCAAAGAGAATTGCTACAAACTCATAGGATATCCACCTGACTTCAAGACCAAGAAGAAAGGTTCTACAACTTCTGCTTTATATGCTAATGGTGCCTCAGGTGTAGATTTTGTTGTAGGAGCTACTACTCACAG TTCTGAGCCTAAGTCTAGTCCTAGTACTATTGAAAATTCTAGTTTCTTCTCATCTAGTAGTCTGTGGCACAAGAGGTTAGGAAATGCTCCTGTAAATATAATAAAAAGGCTCAACGTAATCAGTGATGTGAAAGACTGTTCTACTAAACACTGTCTTATATGTATTTTGGCTAAGCAATCAAAACTGCCCTTTCCTCTAAGTAATTCAACTACCAAGTCTGTATTTGAATTAGCACATTATGATATATGGGGACCCTATAGGGTGCCAACCTATGATGGAAAAATATTCTTTGTCACTCTAGTTGATGACTACTCTAGATATActtggatatttcttatcaactCTAAATCTGAAGTTATTGTAGTACTGAGAGATTTTCTTGTAAAAGTAAAGAATATGTTCTCTACTAATGTAAAGTACTTGAGAACAGACAATGGAAATGAATTCTTTAGCAATGAGTTTACATCCCTAGTAACTACTCTTGGCATCATGCATCAAAGTTCTTATGTAtacactccacaacaaaatggagttgtggaaCGAAAGCATAGAACAATTCTGGAGATGGCAAG TGACAACTCAGTTCATCCTCTTGCAGCTCCTCAAAGTGTGATACAACCCTCTCCAGTAACCTCAACAGATGGCAATGAAGATGATCATTGTCATATTCCAAACACAACTGAAATTTCCACTACAAATGAAGATCATGTAGTTGATCCTCTGAGTTCACATGAACTTAGAAAGTCTTCTAGAACTAGTAGACCACCTCTGTGGTTACAGGACTATGTGGTTCATTAA